From one Solanum stenotomum isolate F172 chromosome 12, ASM1918654v1, whole genome shotgun sequence genomic stretch:
- the LOC125849163 gene encoding uncharacterized protein LOC125849163: protein MEKLINPYDKEYMKMAMLKHEEIFREQVYELHRLYQTQKLLMKNMSTSTNRPQQDHHHVVVNHLDSNKKITARQCIDLEIRPNTDEEHIAESAGEDELELTLGLSSYNVRRRRKTAHFDSSSPSFSSSNSTGSASSQIKHITTNLVRNNEGSKWGLEEKLPVSNNFQIGARTSQSNQNVDQDQYRSQDSLNNPPWLFQVLSLNMT, encoded by the exons ATGGAGAAGCTTATCAATCCATACGATAAGGAATACATGAAGATGGCGATGTTAAAGCATGAAGAGATCTTCAGAGAACag GTGTACGAACTTCATCGTCTATATCAAACACAGAAATTACTGATGAAAAATATGTCAACTAGTACTAATCGGCCTCAACAAGATCATCATCATGTAGTGGTCAACCATTTAGATTCAAACAAAAAGATAACTGCTCGTCAATGTATTGACTTGGAAATAAGGCCAAATACAGATGAAGAACACATTGCAGAATCAGCTGGTGAAGATGAATTGGAATTAACTTTAGGGCTATCAAGTTACAACGTTCGTCGAAGGAGAAAAACAGCTCATTTTGATTCTTCTTCACCAAGTTTTTCTTCATCTAATTCAACAGGATCTGCTTCTAGCCAAATAAAGCATATTACAACAAATTTAGTCAGGAATAACGAAGGTAGTAAATGGGGACTTGAGGAGAAATTACCCGTTTCAAATAATTTCCAGATTGGTGCAAGAACATCACAAAGTAATCAAAATGTTGATCAAGACCAATATAGATCACAAGATTCGTTGAATAATCCTCCTTGGCTTTTtcaagttttgagtttgaatatgacgtga